The following DNA comes from Deltaproteobacteria bacterium.
CTATTACGAAACGGTAGCTTTTGCCGGCTTGAAGAGTAAGGCTTCTTTTTCCATTGTTAATACCACCCAAAATGCCTTCATTTGATTTATCGCTTGAGCGGGCTCGCATGTTAGATGTCATTCAAAGGATACCAGCTGCACGGGAAGCTTTGGAGCATATCTATGCCACTAAATGAGCCTTCACTTATTCAAGTAGCGGCAAGCGAGCTTCTTCTAGCCGAGCATGATATATCTCAAATAGCTCATAAAGCTTCATTTAACTATCGCAGATATTCTGTTGATAAGCGCAATGGTAGTGGGAAACGCTGGATTCATCAACCGGCTCCTAGCCTAAAAGCAATTCAGCGTTGGATATCACGTCGAGTATTATCTATTTTACCTATTCACCCTTCTGCGTATGCCTATCGCCAAGATTATAGCATTAAAAAACATGCTGAGGCACATTGTCGCAATGCTTATATTCTTCGCCTAGATATCAAAGAATTTTTTCCTTCCATACGCAATAATGATGTTCGCCTATTTCTTAAGCGCTCTGAAAATTTATTACGTAAAGTGCATTTGTTCTCTGATGAAGATTACAATTTTATTATTTTATGTTTATGTCGATTCACACGTGTGGCTATTGGTGCTCCAAGCTCACCGATGCTGACGAATGTAATCTGCTATCACTTAGATGAAAAACTTCATGACCTTGCCGTTAAAAGTGGCCTAGTTTATACACGCTATGCCGATGATCTGTACTTCTCTACCTCGTCTCCAAATCTTTTAAGTAAAATACCGATTGCCGTCGCCACAATTCTGCGTGAGTTAGATTGTCCTGCCCATCTCCACCTTAATCACCGAAAAACTTGCCATAGTTCCAAAAAGCGACGCAGAAAAGTCACTGGTGTCATATTAACACCTGATGGACAGCTTTCTGTTGGCAGAGAACTTAAACGCCGGATAAGAGCTATGGTGCATCAAGTAGACCATCTTGATAATAAAAACAGATTACAACTAGCCGGACTTCTTGGTTATTGCCAAGGAATTGAGGCATCGTTCGTAAATAGGTTATATGTAAA
Coding sequences within:
- a CDS encoding retron St85 family RNA-directed DNA polymerase, which encodes MPLNEPSLIQVAASELLLAEHDISQIAHKASFNYRRYSVDKRNGSGKRWIHQPAPSLKAIQRWISRRVLSILPIHPSAYAYRQDYSIKKHAEAHCRNAYILRLDIKEFFPSIRNNDVRLFLKRSENLLRKVHLFSDEDYNFIILCLCRFTRVAIGAPSSPMLTNVICYHLDEKLHDLAVKSGLVYTRYADDLYFSTSSPNLLSKIPIAVATILRELDCPAHLHLNHRKTCHSSKKRRRKVTGVILTPDGQLSVGRELKRRIRAMVHQVDHLDNKNRLQLAGLLGYCQGIEASFVNRLYV